A genomic window from Cricetulus griseus strain 17A/GY chromosome 4, alternate assembly CriGri-PICRH-1.0, whole genome shotgun sequence includes:
- the Rplp0 gene encoding 60S acidic ribosomal protein P0 isoform X1, with protein MPREDRATWKSNYFLKIIQLLDDYPKCFIVGADNVGSKQMQQIRMSLRGKAVVLMGKNTMMRKAIRGHLENNPALEKLLPHIRGNVGFVFTKEDLTEIRDMLLANKVPAAARAGAIAPCEVTVPAQNTGLGPEKTSFFQALGITTKISRGTIEILSDVQLIKTGDKVGASEATLLNMLNISPFSFGLIIQQVFDNGSIYNPEVLDITEQTLHSRFLEGVRNVASVCLQIGYPTVASVPHSIINGYKRVLALSVETDYTFPLAEKVKAFLADPSAFAAAAPVAAATTAAPAAAAAPAKAEAKEESEESDEDMGFGLFD; from the exons ATGCCCAGGGAAGACAGGGCGACCTGGAAGTCCAACTACTTCCTTAAGATCATC CAACTTTTGGATGATTACCCAAAATGCTTTATTGTGGGAGCAGACAATGTGGGCTCAAAGCAGATGCAGCAGATCCGCATGTCCCTTCGAGGGAAGGCTGTGGTGCTGATGGGCAAAAACACCATGATGCGCAAGGCCATCCGGGGGCACCTGGAGAACAACCCAGCTCTGGAGAAGCTGCTGCCCCACATCCGGGGGAATGTGGGCTTTGTGTTCACCAAGGAGGACCTCACTGAAATTAGGgacatgctgctggccaataag GTGCCGGCTGCTGCCCGTGCTGGTGCCATCGCCCCATGTGAGGTCACTGTGCCAGCCCAGAACACTGGTCTGGGGCCCGAGAAGACCTCTTTCTTCCAGGCTTTGGGCATCACCACTAAAATCTCCAGGGGCACCATTGAAATTCTA AGTGATGTGCAGCTGATAAAAACTGGAGACAAAGTAGGAGCCAGTGAAGCCACACTGCTGAACATGctcaacatctcccccttctcctttggGCTGATCATCCAGCAGGTGTTTGACAATGGCAGCATTTACAACCCAGAAGtgcttgacatcacagagcagacTTTGCACTCACGCTTCCTAGAG GGTGTCCGAAATGTTGCCAGTGTTTGTCTGCAGATTGGTTACCCGACTGTTGCCTCAGTGCCACACTCTATCATCAATGGTTACAAGCGGGTCCTGGCTTTGTCTGTGGAGACTGATTACACCTTCCCACTTGCTGAAAAG GTCAAGGCCTTCTTGGCTGATCCATCTGCATTTGCGGCTGCTGCTCCTGTggctgctgccaccactgctgctcctgctgccGCTGCAGCCCCAGCGAAGGCTGAAGCCAAGGAAGAGTCGGAGGAATCAGATGAGGATATGGGATTTGGTCTGTTTGACTGA